The genomic stretch GATGCATTCCTGCTGTTCCGGGTTGAGCTGCTTGACCGCTGTCAGCAGGGCGACGTTGGTGATGTGGTCGACCACCGACGACTCGGGGCTGCCCTCGGGCCCCCGTGCCTCTCGGTCGGCGTCGAGCACGTCCCCGGTGGTCACCTCGAGGCGGTACCGGCCGGACTTGAAGTGGTCGGCGACCAGGTTGCGGGCGATCGTGACCAGCCAGGCCCCGAGGTCACGGCCCTGCCAGGTGAAGCTGCCGATGCGCTTGAGCGCGCGCAGGAACGTGTCCGACGTCAGGTCCTCGGCGAGCTGGCGGTTGCCGACCCGGAAGTAGACGAAGCGGAACACCGTGTCGACGTACCGGTCGTAGATCAGCCCGAACGCCTCGGCCTCGCCGGCCTGGGCCCGTTCGACCAGCGCCCACACCTCGGCCGCGGCGTCACCGGGGTCGGGGCGGGCCGGGTATTTCGGCGGCTCGGTGTCGCGCTGCGGACCTGTGGTGCTCTGCGCGGGCACCACGACGGTCTGCTCGCCCGGCGGGGCGTCGGGCAGGTTGCTGCGCTGGCCCGCGGTCGGCTGCGCGGGCATGGCCGGCCGTCCGGGCACGGCCACCCGTCCACCTCCGGCCATCGGTTTGGAGTTGCCGCTCGGGGACATCCGCTGGCTCGGCGACTCGTTGACATGCGGGCGGTTACGCGTGCGCTTGGGGCTGTCACCACGAATGGTGTGGGCGATCATGTCGTCGACCGAGTGGCGGAGGCCCGTCAAGCTGTCGGCGAGGCTGGGGCGGTACGGATCCCCGGCGTGAACATGACTCACTGCGCCTCCTCGACCCGGCGGCTCTGCTCCGGCTGCGTATCCGTCCCGCCAGACTGGGATTCGCAGAATTTTCGTGCTTGTGGCACAGCGGCCTCCTCGGGATGAGGGGTGATCACTCATAGCAAAACGGGTGAAGTGGCCTGCTTTCGGCAGACCGACCTCACCCATGGCTGTGGAGTCCGTTACTCAGACGCGAAGTATCACGGACACCGAACACACGGAGTCGCACTCCGTGTGCGCTGCGCGAAAATAGTACGAAGTGGCGCAGACAAGACACAAGGAACGTCTGCCACGATGACCGACACGGGTGTTCGCGCGACGGACAGCCTGTCCGCCGCCCACTTCCGTGGCGGTTTGTGCGAGACTTCTGCCTCGTGGACGAAGCAGCCCGCGACCCGGTCGCCGGGGCCGCCGCGCGCCGGCCCGAGAGCCTGGCGCTGATCACTACCGACGCCGAGTTGACCTGGTCCGAGCTCGATCGACGGGTGACCGCGGCCGCGCACCGGGTGGCCGCGCTGGCGCCGCCGGGCGAGCGGGTCGCGATCGTCCTCGGCAACTCGATCGAGTTCGTGGTGAGCTACTTCGGGGTGCTGCGGGCCGGGCGGGTCGCCGTGCCGCTCAACCCCGGGTACACAGCCGACGAGCTTGATCACGTCCTCGCCGATTCGGGGGCGGCCCTGGTCGTGGGCGCCGATGACTCGCCCGGGGGCAGCCCTCCCCGCGTACGGGCAAGCCTTGATCTTGAGGGGCCGGAAGGGGAGCTGCCGCACGTGTCCGCCGGCGACCTCGCCGTGCTGCTCTACACCTCGGGCACCAGCGGGCGGCCCAAGGGCGCGATGCTCACGCACGCCGCGCTGGCCGCCAACCACGATCAGCTCGACGCGATCGACCCGCCCGTCGTGGGCCCGGACGACGTCGTGCTGCTGGCCGTGCCGATGTTTCACGCGTACGGGTTGAACACCGGCCTCGGCAGCGTCGCCCATCACGCGGCGACCGGCGTGCTGATCGACCGGTTCGACGCGGCCGCCTCGCTGGCCGTGATCGCCGAACGGGCGGTGACCGTGGTGGTGGGCGTGCCCGGCATGTATTCGGCCTGGTCCCGGCAGCCGAGCGTGAAGATCGCGCTGCGCAGCGTGCGAACCGCCGTGTGCGGGGCGGCGCCGCTCGTGCCCGACGAGATGGCCCGGTTCGGCGCGGCCACCGGCAAGAGCATCCTGGTCGGGTACGGGCTGACGGAGACCGCGCCCGTGCTGACCACCACCGCCGTCAGCGACCGCGGCAAGCCCGGCTCGATCGGCCGGCCGCTGCCCGGGGTCTCGCTGCGGCTGCGCTCGGCGGCTGGGCCGGTGCTCTGGGAGGACGGCACCGCCTCGCCCGAGGAAGACCTGGCCGAGCTCGACCTCTCCGTCGAGGACGTGGCCGGCACCGACCCGGGTGAGATCGTGGTGCGCGGGGCCAACCTCTTCTCCGGCTACTGGCCCGACGGGCGCGGCGGACCCGATGCCCAGGGCTGGTGGGCCACCGGCGACGTGGCCTACGCGGACGGCGACGGCGACCTGCACCTGGTCGACCGGATCGACGAGCTGATCCTGGTGCACGGCTTCAACGTCTATCCGGCCGAGATCGAACGGGTGCTCGGCGCGCATCCGGGGGTCGCCGAGTCGGCCGTGGTCGGTGTGCCCGATCACGACTCCGGGCAGCGGCCGCACGCGTACGTCGTGGCCGCCATCGACCCGCCGCCCACCCCGGCCGAGCTGCAGGTTTTCTGCGCCGCGCAGCTCGCCCGGTTCAAGCTGCCGACCGTCGAGCTGGTGCGTGAGCTTCCCCACTCGGCAACCGGCAAGGTCCGCAAGAGGGAGCTGCACTCATGAGCCGGGTGACCTTGATCAGCCGCGCGGGCTGCCACCTGTGCGAGGACGCCGAGGCGGTGCTCGATCGGATCCTGCCCGGTCAGTGGGAGCGGGTCGACGTCGACTCGTCGATCGAGCTGGAACGGGACTTCGGCGACCGGGTGCCGGTCGTGCTGCTCGACGGGGCCGAGCACGGCTACTGGCGGGTCGAGGAATCGCGGCTGCTGCGCGATCTCGAGAAGCCGCCCGGAGCGCCTCGCCTGTAGGTTGTTCGCCGTGGCGCGCACTCATCTTGTCTGGGACTGGAACGGCACCCTGCTCGACGACCTCAGCCTGGTGGTCTCGTCCACGAACGAGGCGTTCACGGCGGTGGGCGGGCGCCAGGTCGACGCCGACGAGCACCGCAGCCGGTTCCGCCGCCCGGTGGCCGAGTTCTATGCCGAGATCCTCGGGCGCGCCGTCGACGAGGAGGAGTTCGGCCGGCTCGACCGGATCTTCCACGACGCGTACCGGCTGGGGCTGACCGACATGACGCTGGCCGCGGACGCCTCGGCGGCGCTGAAGGAGTGGCAGGGCTCGCAGTCACTGCTGTCCATGTGGTTCCACACCGAGCTGGTGCCGGCGATCGAGACGTACGGGCTGGCCGGGGTCTTCACCAGGGTCGACGGGCTGCGCACCGAGATCGGCGGGCACCTCAAGGCCGGCCATCTGGCCGAGCACCTGTCCGAGCTGGGGCTGACCGGCAGCCAGGTCGTGCTGATCGGCGACTCCCTCGACGACGCCGCGGCGGCCGACGCGGTGGGTGGCGAGATCGTCCTCTACACCGGCGGGTTCACCGACCCGTCCCGGCTGCGCGCCTCGGGCCGTCCGGTGGCGGACACTCTGGTCGAAGCGGTCGCGATCGCTCGTACGCTGTAGCAGGGTGGTCGGTGCACGGGCGAACCGGTCATACTTCAACGGT from Paractinoplanes brasiliensis encodes the following:
- a CDS encoding glutaredoxin family protein, producing the protein MSRVTLISRAGCHLCEDAEAVLDRILPGQWERVDVDSSIELERDFGDRVPVVLLDGAEHGYWRVEESRLLRDLEKPPGAPRL
- a CDS encoding ECF subfamily RNA polymerase sigma factor, BldN family, whose protein sequence is MIAHTIRGDSPKRTRNRPHVNESPSQRMSPSGNSKPMAGGGRVAVPGRPAMPAQPTAGQRSNLPDAPPGEQTVVVPAQSTTGPQRDTEPPKYPARPDPGDAAAEVWALVERAQAGEAEAFGLIYDRYVDTVFRFVYFRVGNRQLAEDLTSDTFLRALKRIGSFTWQGRDLGAWLVTIARNLVADHFKSGRYRLEVTTGDVLDADREARGPEGSPESSVVDHITNVALLTAVKQLNPEQQECIVLRFLQGFSVAETAQTMGKNEGAIKALQYRAVRALARLLPDGFQA
- a CDS encoding HAD family hydrolase, which codes for MARTHLVWDWNGTLLDDLSLVVSSTNEAFTAVGGRQVDADEHRSRFRRPVAEFYAEILGRAVDEEEFGRLDRIFHDAYRLGLTDMTLAADASAALKEWQGSQSLLSMWFHTELVPAIETYGLAGVFTRVDGLRTEIGGHLKAGHLAEHLSELGLTGSQVVLIGDSLDDAAAADAVGGEIVLYTGGFTDPSRLRASGRPVADTLVEAVAIARTL
- a CDS encoding AMP-binding protein; the protein is MDEAARDPVAGAAARRPESLALITTDAELTWSELDRRVTAAAHRVAALAPPGERVAIVLGNSIEFVVSYFGVLRAGRVAVPLNPGYTADELDHVLADSGAALVVGADDSPGGSPPRVRASLDLEGPEGELPHVSAGDLAVLLYTSGTSGRPKGAMLTHAALAANHDQLDAIDPPVVGPDDVVLLAVPMFHAYGLNTGLGSVAHHAATGVLIDRFDAAASLAVIAERAVTVVVGVPGMYSAWSRQPSVKIALRSVRTAVCGAAPLVPDEMARFGAATGKSILVGYGLTETAPVLTTTAVSDRGKPGSIGRPLPGVSLRLRSAAGPVLWEDGTASPEEDLAELDLSVEDVAGTDPGEIVVRGANLFSGYWPDGRGGPDAQGWWATGDVAYADGDGDLHLVDRIDELILVHGFNVYPAEIERVLGAHPGVAESAVVGVPDHDSGQRPHAYVVAAIDPPPTPAELQVFCAAQLARFKLPTVELVRELPHSATGKVRKRELHS